TATGCCCGATATCAATGGTCTTGATCTGGTTAGCTTCTGTCGCACCAATCCCCTGTATCAGCAGACACCCGTTATTATCATCAGTACCGAAGGTAGTGAACGGGACCGCGAAAAAGGCCTGGCACTCGGTGCGAATGCTTATCTGATCAAACCCTTTCAGCCTGAAGAGTTGCAGCAGGTTGTTCGCCATTTGCTTGACTGAGTGGAAGTTGTCTATGGGTAAACAGCAGGCTGTAGATGAATTCCTTGCGGAAGCGGAGGAGTTGCTTGAAAAATTGAGCCAGGATCTCGCGATTTTGGGCGATGGGATTGAGCTTGGAGACGTCAATCCAGATCTTCTCAATGGGATATTCCGTGATGCCCACTCGATGAAGGGGCTGGCCGGTATGTTCGGGTTTACTGATATCGCCGAGATTGCCCACCACCTTGAAACATTGCTCGACAAGTTACGTCTCGGCAAGGTTTCGCTTAACGGCATTCTACTTGACCTGTTGTTTGATACTATTGAGGGTGTAGGTTCTCTCGTCCGGGGAAAGTCAGATGACCCGAATTTCACGATCGACGTCAATCCCTATATTCAACGAATTGAAAACCTGCTGTCCGGGCAAGGAAAGGGTCACGCCTTCACACTTGAAGCGCTTAATCTCGATCAGTCTCTGCTGAATGTTTTGACCGAATACGAAGAGCATCGCTTGCAGGAAAACCTGAGTCAAGGGAAGCTTATGTTGCTGGCGAATATTTCGTTTCCGCTCGATAGTTTCGACAGCGAACTCTCAGAAATTATTTCAGAGTTTAAGCATCTTGGTGAGGTTGTCAGTACTTTGCCGGGCGCTTCAAATAACGATCCGAGCCGCCTTGCCTTTCGCATCCTTTTTGCGACTAAAAATACCCTTAAAGAACTCACGAATCGTGCTGCACTGAAGGAGTGCCAATTTGACATTATCGCTGAAGCCAGAGCTGTTTCAACCGCTGGGCCGGTTCTTGACACCGGGAAGTCAACTGAACGGACTGTTCCCATGTTTCCTGTCAGCGAGGATCCTTCAGTACGGTCAGTCAGCCATTCGGTTCGGGTTGATATTGGTAAATTGGACACCTTGATGAACCTTGTCGGCGAGTTAGGGCTGGTTAAGGGGAGTATAGCCCAGGTCGTCGGCGAACTTTCAGCGGCAGGTCTCGCCCAGTCACGAGACTTGGCCAAGGCAGCTCATGCTTTTGATCGTCGCCTCGCCGAATTGCAGAAGGCCGTGATGGACGTGCGGATGGTTCCGGTTCGCCAGTTGTTTGACAAAATGGGGCGGATAGTCCGGCGTATGGCTCAGGAGTTGGGTAAAAAAGTCGAACTCAAAACTTTTGGTGCGGACACTGAATTTGACAAACTGATCGCCGAAGATCTGGCGGATCCATTGATGCACATCATCCGCAATTCTCTCGACCACGGGATTGAACCGACGTCCGAACGGCTTGCCGCAGGGAAACCTGAGGTGGGTTGTATCGAATTGCGCGCTACTCAGCGTGGCAATCACGTAGTTCTTGAAATCAGCGATGACGGGAAGGGGATCGATCCAGAAGTCTTGCGCCGAAAAGGGATCAGCAATGGGCTGATTGATCCTGATGGACATTTCACGCGACAGGACCTCTTCGGTTTACTTTTTCATCCCGGTTTTTCAACACGGGAGGAGGTCAGTGAATATTCAGGCCGCGGGGTTGGTATGGACGTCGTCAAAAATAACATCTCCTCACTCTCAGGCATTATTGATATCGATAGCGTTTATGGAAAAGGCACCCTGATCAGCTTAACCCTGCCGATTACACTGGCGATCATCAAGGCACTGGTTGTGCGCATCCAGCGTCGGGATTACGCGATCCCTTTGACGTCTGTTCTTGAGACTCTGCTCCTGGAGCCGGGAATGATTAAGACGATTGATGGGCAGGAAGTCATCGAATTACGCCAGCAAACTTTGCCGCTGTTGCGGCTGAATCGGCTATTCGGTCTGGACCAAGAAACCAGCAAGCAGGGTGCATTTATCGTCGTGACTGGTTTTGCCGACCGCCGGATCGGAATTGTGGTTGAAGAATTGCGTGGTCAGCAGGATGTTGTGATCAAATCTCTGGGGAAATCGCTCTCGTTTGTTAAGGGGATTGCCGGTGCTGCCGATCTCGGTAATCAAAAAACAGTACTGGTGCTTGATGTCAGCAGTCTGATAACCGACTCCTTGAGGGGGGACGGCAGCACTCATGTATAAAGAATTCTTTAATTTCAGGGAGCGTCCTTTCAGTAAGACACCAGACCCCCTTTATCTCTATCCTTCACGGAGTCATCGTGAAGCTCTTGCCCGCCTGCTTCACGCCGTTGAAGAGCGCGAAATAATCCTGTTGACCGGAGATATCGGATGTGGGAAGACGACGCTGTCACGTGCGTTGCTTGATGAGCTTGGCGATACAGCCAGAGTCGCCCTGGTGACGAACCCTCGCCTTTCTCCGCTCGAACTGCTTTATAGTGTTGCATTTGGGTTCGGTGTTGAGACTCCCGCAAAAGATCGCCTTGGTCTTCTTGGGCAGATTGAACAGATCCTTTTTGATCTTTTTCACCAGGGGCGATTGCCGGTCCTGATAATCGATGAAGCACATCTGATTCCGCATCGCGACACCTTTGAAGAGATTCGTTTATTGACCAACTTTCAATTGGATGATGGCAACCTGTTGTCAGTTATATTTTTAGGGCAACCTGAGTTACGCCTGCGCCTTTCACATCCTGCGTATGAGCCCTTACGCCAAAGAATCGGCTTACAATATAAGGTGGGACCGCTCAGCCTGGAAGAAACAGCGGCCTATATACGTCATCGGCTCTCTTGTGCTGGATGTGTCACAGATATTTTTTTAGAGGATGCGGTCATTGCCTTATATCGTTTTTCAGGGGGCGTGCCGCGTCGAATTAATCAAGCAGCCTCTCTCGCATTGTTGGAGGCATTCGGCCGCGAACAAGCTCAGGTCGACGCGTCAATTATCGCTGAGGTTGCTGCAGAATTGTCGGGGATTTAGAGTTTTTTAGTTTGGCCGTCCTATGTTCTGCTATACTTTGCCGGACAATAGACAGGGTCATATCTATCTTAAGCTACTTTGGATTTGCAAAATGGATCTTGCGGAAATCAGAAAAAAAGCGCGCACGCAAAGCCCGATCGTGAGCAAAAGTATCCCACTGCAGAACGCTCTGATTCCGATTCAGAGTGAAACTCAGGTGCAGCCATTTGCTCAGCAAGTTCTCGATCACTTCTGGAGTGAGATGGGGGTTGAGAAAGTTTCTACTGAAGAGGAGTACACTCAGACGTTGACCGATACGATTTCGGTTGATGAAGCTTCTCAGATTCAGTGGCTTGGGTTCTATCTTGGTAAAGAGGAATATGCACTTGATATTGAAGTTGTTTCTGAACTTATAAAACCTCGAACTTTAACCGAGCTGCCTTATGTCCCGGAATATGTCTGTGGCATAATTACCCTGCGGGGAGAAGTGATACCGGTGGTTGACCTGGTCAGTCGACTCGGGCTTGTGCATGAAGGATATGACGATATTGATCTGAAGAGGATAGTGGTTTGTGAAGGGAGGGAGCAGCGTGTAGGGTTGCTGGTCGACCGAATTTCACAAGTTGTACGCCTCTCGGCTGATGAAATAGAAAAGCCACAGTTTTTCGGCGATAACCCGGCAACGGCATTTATTTCTGGCATCGGGCGTAAGCACGGACGCAGCCTTATACAGCTACATCCCGAAAAGGTTATAGACATTGAAAAAGGCCTGACTAACTAAGTCTCTTTTTTCAAGTTGATATCTACCGTTCTGTCAAACAGACAGTTCTGACAACAAAGTGTGGAGGGCGCTGTTAAAATGCAAAAAAAAATATTGATCGTCGAAGATGAAGAGAGCTTGTTGAAGCTCGAGAGCATTTTACTGACAACCAAGGGTTATCTTGTTCAGGGAGTGACCTCCGGTTTGTCCGCTTTGGAAGCGGTCAATGAGGAGCATCCTGACCTGATTCTGTTAGACGTCATGTTGCCCAAAATGGATGGCTTTGAGGTTTGTCAGCGACTAAAAAATGATCCCGCTACGCGGGGAATCCCGGTTGTTTTGTTGACTGCCAAAAAGACACCTGAAGATCTTGCGCGCGGAGAAGAGGTCGGAGCCGATCACTACATAACCAAACCGTTTAAATCTGCCATGGTGATCGACATTATTGAGCAGTTGGTGGGCAAAAAAAGTTGAACTTGAGATTTCTGCCACCAGTAAATGAGGGGGCAGCGGATAAGGAAATTAAGCTGGCCTGCTTGCGCGTAGGGTCAGCTTTTTATGCCTTGGATATCTTGGTGATTCGTGAAATTATCAGGCCCTTGCCGATTATTCCGGTCCCGCGCGCCCCTGATTATGTAGAGGGTGTCATTACTCTGCGCAAGGCAGTGATTCCAATTCTTGATCTGCGCCGTCGTTTTGGAATTGAGCCATGTTCCGAACCTCATGAGCGGATTATTATCTGTGCGGTTGATGGGCGGATCATCGGTCTGAAGGTTGATGCGGTGACGGAGGTCGTTACTTTTTGGAGAGATGAAATACAACCTGCACCATATTATATGGCTAGAGCCGACAGTGAATTTTTCCCAGGTGTTTGTCGCCATAAGGGGAAGCTTCTGTTTTTGCTTGATCTGCGCAAAATCCTCGTGAATAACCATCGTATAAACGCCGCACAGCTTCAACAACAGGCGCTCGAAGGTGTAAAGAAAGATTAAAATTTTAATGATTATCGCCTGCCCACAATGCCAGAAAAAATTACGGATTCATGCGGGGAAGTACGCCGGAAAGAGACTTTCACTCTCATGCCGAAAATGCGGAGCTCAATTCCCCTGCCAAGTTTCCCCCGCATCAAAAATTTTACTCGCCCATGGTGACCCTGAGGTCTGCCGAACGATACTGGATGTCTGTTGTCAGGATGTGTCTGAAATTCAGACCTGTGCTGACGCCCAGCGGGCGCGACAGCTTTTAAATCAATTTTGTTTTTCGGTTCTGCTGCTTGATGTCGCGTTGCCGGGGGCTTTCCCTTTTCAACTAATTGATGAGATTCATCAAAGTGGTGAATCCACTCGGATTATCCTGATCCCTTCGGTTTACAATCGAACGGCTTATAAGAGACGTCCCTCTTCGCTCTATGGAGCAGACGCCTACCTCGAGTTGCATCACCTGTCTGATCGTCTGATTCCTTTGTTACACGAGTTGATCCCCGGGCTGACTTTGAACAGCCTTCCTTATTGCGCGATGAGCGATGTAGGAGAAGAGCGAACATTGTCACCCGAAGCGTGTCTCAACGAGCAGGCCGCAGATCTCGCGCGCATGTTAATTGCTGATATTGCTCTTTATCATCAGGATGCAATTGACTTGGGGATTCAGCAACAGGACCTTGAGGTGCGCTTGGCGCTGCAGCTTAGTGAAGGGCGACAGATGTTGGCGCGCAGAATTCCTCAAATTGAACTAGATAAACAGGATTATTTATTAGAGGCTCTAAGTCAATTTGCAGCTGCGCGAAAAAAAGAAATGTATTCTGGCGGAGAGGCATTCAATGGCTGATAAGGCGCAATTGGCACTGCTGCTTGAATCCCCTGATACTGAAGAGCGAATCGCCGCCGTGAGGCAGATTGCACAGGTGACTGACGACCCGATGACACTCTTTTCTATCGGGCTCGGGGATGGCGATTGGCGGGTTCGCAAAGCTGCGGTCGCGGCTTTTTTTCAAGTTGAGCGACCTGAAACCTATTTAGATGAGCTGATCGGGTACTTGCATAACCCTGAAAATGCCGGTTTGCGGAATGCGTCAATTGATATTTTGACCAGCCTCGGACCTTTGGCTGTCAGCCAGTTGCGAGCAGAAATTGCCTGTGAAGATATCGAAGTGCGAAAATTTATTATCGATATTTTGGGCGAAATCGGCGACTCCAGTTGTGCTGATGAGTTGACATGTTCCTTGACCGATACCGACATTAATGTTCGCTATGCCACTGTAGAAACTCTTGGGAAGCTGCGCGTTTTGGGCGCCGTTGAACCGCTTTTAGCGTTGATGACCGATCCTGATCCCGGGCTTAAATTTACAATTTTGCAATCGTTGACGCAAATCGGTGGGTCGATACCGATTGAACCCCTGGCTATTCATTTGAAGGACCCTTTATTACGTAGGGTGCTCTTTGATTGTTTTGCCAAGGTTGGCGGTTGCGATGCGATTCCGTATCTTGTCAGGGGATTGTGTGATCCTTTGCGGCAGGTCCGCGAAGCGGCGGTCATGGCTCTATTTGAATTGCAGAGTTCGGGACATTGTCCTCTCGACGAGGAGTTGATCAAGGTTAATGCCGGACAGATTGCTGGTGAGCTCGAACATTTGTTTTTGGATGAGAGGCATCAGCTTAAAAAGGCTGCGCTTGCGATTTATGCTCCATTTGGAAGAACGCGGGATTTGCGTCCCTTGCTTTCCTGTGTGGCTGATGAACACCTGCGCAGTCAGGCGCTCAAGGTTTTTGCCGATCTTGGGCCGACATCCTATAACCGTTTACTTAAATCCCTCAGTGGCCCCGAACCGCAAGAGCTCATCTCTCTTATTCATATTGGAGGCGAGCTAGGTTTTGAGCAAGGGTTGTCATTTGCGTTAGATGGTATTCATGCCGAAGACCCTCAGTTACGGCATACCTCAACCAGGACGATAGGTCAGTTAGGCAGCGCGGCAGAACTGAACCATTTATTGCGTCTGCTTGATGATGAGGTTTCTGAAATTCAGGATGCTGCAGTCGCCGCCATCGCCAGGATTGGCCGGCGGCAAAGGTCCGATATTTTACGTTCAATTGTTCCTTTCCTTGATGATCATGATGCCTCGAAACGGATGCGCACTGTGCGGATTCTTGGTTCTCTTGATGGTGAAGAGGTAGAAGCCCATCTCTTGAAAGCGTTCAAAGATTCATCGAGTCGCGTGCGTTGCGAAGCTCTCCAAGCGCTGATGGGCTGTTGCTCTGAACCCGTTATTTCAGGCGTAACTCTGGGTTTAACTGATGAATCTCCTGAAGTTAGACGCCTGGCAGTAAGTGCTCTTGGCCAATATCCTCAGTCACGAGTGCTACCAGCATTATTTCTGGCCGTCGAGGATAACGACCTGTGGGTAAGGACGGCCGTGATGCGTACATTAGGGCATTTCTCCGGTGAGGACGTAAGAAAACTTTTGCTACGCGGTATCGGAGACTCCATCGGGCTGGTAGTGATCGCCGCCCTTGAAGCTGCGATCATTGTTATTCCTGATGAGAGTCGCGGACTGCTTGAACATGCCCTTGGGCATGTTGATGAAGAGGTTGTCAAGACTGCGATGAACCACCTCGGGCGACTAGGTGCCACGGATTGGATTGAACCTTTCGGACGAGGGTTGCTTCACCATCCTCATTGGGATGTGCGTATCCATGCAGCGAGAAATCTTGGTGACAGCGAGCTGAGTCTAGCGGCTCAATGGTTGGAGGAGCGCTTGAAGGTTGAAGAGGACGAGCTTGTGCGTCAGGCCCTGAATGCCGCCCTCTCCAGCCGATTGTGTGTCCTGAGCCGCGAGCATTAGAATGTTTGTTTTCAGTCCCGATATTATCCTCGAAAGAGAAGAATTCCAGCTTTTGCGAGATTTTATATATCAGCACTGTGGCCTTCATTTTGCCGATGAATCAAAGTATCTGCTTGAAAAACGTCTAAATAAGCGTCTGTCTGAACTTCACCTGAGTTGTTTCCGTGAGTACTATTATCAGTTGCGTTATGGCCAGAATCGAGATCAGGAACTTGCTGCGGCGATTGATCTGTTGACGACCAATGAAACCTATTTTTTCCGCGAAGATTTTCAACTGCAGACCTTTACTAATGAAGTTATTCCTGAACTGGTAAAGACTAAACTGATGCGGAGAGAGAGGTCTATCCGTATCTGGAGTGCGGGCTGTTCCAGCGGCGAAGAACCTTATACCCTTGCAATGCTTTTACTAGAAAACCCCCTATTGCAGGGATGGTCGATCGAAATAATAGGAACCGATATCAGCCAGCGGGTTTTGAAGACTGCGCGCGAAGGTCTTTATGGTCAAAATTCGTTTCGAGCGACTGATGAAAATATTTTGAAGAGGTTTTTTACCCCCGTTGGGCAGAAGTGGCAGATCGATAGTCGGGTTAAGGATTTGGTTTCGATCAGCCATCTCAATTTTTTTGATAATCATCGAGTGGCTTTGCTCGGCATGATGGATGTTGTTTTTTGTCGAAACGTCATAATTTATTTTGATCTGGATGCGAAAAAGAGAGCCATCAGCATTCTTCATAATCGTTTGCGTCCAGGTGGTTATCTTCTCCTGGGTCATTCTGAGTCTCTGATGAATGTCAGTTCCGATTTTTGCTTGCGGCATTTTACCAATGATATGCTTTATCAGCGACCGGATTCGGCGAAAAATGCGGAGCGGGGGAGTTGATGATGAAAAAAATTCGAGTGCTGGTTGTTGATGATTCGGCATTCAATCGTGTCTCTATTGGGAAAATGCTGGAACAGATTTCTGAAGTCGAAATCGTTGGATACGCCGCAGATGGAGAAGCCGGCCTGCGAAAGGTTTTTGATTTAAAACCGGATCTGGTGACGCTGGATCTAGAAATGCCGAAGATGGGCGGCTTCAGCATGCTACGTTTAATAATGAAGAGCTGTCCAACCCCTGTTCTGGTGATCTCCTCGCGCAGTGGTGATGCGGATGTTTTCAAGGCTCTAGAATTGGGGGCAATCGATTTTGTCGCCAAGCCTTCACGTCCGATCAGTTCAGAATTTTATTCGATCCAGACGGATCTCGAACGCAAAATTCGTGATTTTTCAAGTTTCGAGCCGGATCAGTTTCGGTTACAAAACTCGTTGCGGGGGGAGGGGAAAATTTGTTCTGACGTAAGGGTATTTGCTGGGTCACCGGTGCTCCATCCTCCCAAAGCGGTGGTGATTGGCTCTTCAACAGGAGGGCCACCGGCTCTGCATCATTTTTTATCTGAATTCAAGACCTCTCCCGGCGTCAGTTTTGCGGTTGCGCAGCATATGCCCCCTGGGTTTACTCGGAGTTTTGCCGATCGCCTAAATGATCACTCGGTCTTCACTGTGACTGAAGCAGCTACTGGTGATTGTATGCGCCCAGGCCATGTGTATATCTGTCCCGGAGGTTGCAATATGCTATTGCGCCGATTCGCAGATGAAGTGAAAATTCAAATTGTTACACCAGATGAGAGCCAGATATATACTCCGTCGGTCGATGCCCTTTTTAAATCAGCTGCAAGCGTCTATGGCGCTGAGTTGCTCGGCATTGTCCTGACCGGGATGGGGAATGATGGTGCCGCCGGTGTCCGTGACATCAAAGAAGCCGGTGGGAGAGTCATTGCCGAAGCAGAGGACTCTTGTGTTGTTTATGGTATGCCGAAGGAAGCGATCGCTACAGGGTGCGTTAGTCTGGTGGTTCCGCTTTCCGGTCTGTGCGAAGAGATTAAACGTTGTTGCGTAGGATGACCGCTTCTTGTAGTTTTTTTTCTGTATTTTTGCTAGGATAGCGCGATTTAATTGTTTGTTTAAACGACTTGCAGGAACAGGGGTCGAATTCACTTTTATTTGGAGAGTATTTTGACAGACAGTGCTGACTCAGGTGGTATCCAGTCCAGAGCCGAAGAATTTATGCAAGTCTTCAAAAAGGGAGCTGAATTTACCCAGGGGCTTCTGAAGGAGAACGAGCGGCTGCGCTATCGCGTCCTCGAAGTCGAACAACAACTTCGAGCAGAACCCCCTGCTAACGAATTGCAGCAATTGAAGGAACGACTGCAGCGAGTTGAATTTGAAAAGCAGGAAATCCTTGATCGGATCAGTTCTGTCGAAAAAGAGAACCTTGATTTCTCCAATCGCTACCTTGAAATTGAGGCCGAAAATAATCTGCTGGCAAATCTTTACATCACGACCTATCAGTTGCATTCAACCTTTGAGGTCCAGGAATTATTCAGGATTATCGAGGAGATTCTCTTGAATCTTGTCGGAGTCGAGGAGTTCCTTCTGCTGTTGCGCAACGAGAATGGCGAAATTGTTCAGTCGGTTGTCTCCGATTCAGGTGATTACCAATTGAAGTGTATTGAAATTGTTGAGCCTAAGATAATCGAGGGATTTTCCACCGGTCAGAGCTGGGTTGCAAGTGCTGAACAATTGCTTCAACTTTCCCCCGCAGCTCCTTTGGCAGTTATCCCGCTGCTGGTTGGGGATGAGATCGTCGGATTGCTTGCTGTCCAGCGTCTGTTGGCCCAGAAGCAAGGCTTTACCAATACTGATGAAGAGATTTTCGGTTTGCTGAGAGGTCATGCTGCAATGGCGATTTGTACCGCTGTCCTGCGGCTTGAAAACAAGGGTCGTCTCGGTTTTAGGTCCGGGCCTTTAGGGTAAAATAATTTTATTGAGTTTATTTAAATAAATCGTACCGCAGGAGAGAGGCTGTTATGTCTGAGTTTAAGGTTCTGGTCGTTGAAGATTCTCCGACCATGCGGCAGTTAATTGTTTTTGCGCTTAAACGTATTCGCAACCTGCACATTGAAGAGGCTGGTGACGGTGTCGGTGGTCTTAAAAAACTATCGGCACAGAAATTTGATCTGATAGTAACCGATATCAATATGCCGATTATGGATGGTCTTAAGCTGGTCAGCCTGATCCGGAACGATCCCCAGTATAAGGATGTACCTGTGGTGGTCATAACTACAGAAGGGGCGGTCGAAGATCGTGATCGAGCACTAAGCCTCGGCGCCAATGAGTATATTACCAAACCGATTCAAACAGCTCGGATTCTAGAAGTTGCTAAAAAGCTTCTCGGTATCTGATCCTGCTTGAACTTGACAGGTTTTTTAGTTCATGACATAAGACGCTCAAAGCAGTCGTAAGTAGTGCCCTTGTATGGGCGGTTGGTATCTCAGGAGGAACTCTTGTCTAAAGAAGAAGCAATTGAGGTCGAAGGTGTGGTTGTTGAGCCTTTGCCGAACGCGATGTTTCGCGTTAAGCTCGACAATGATCATGTTGTCCTAGCGCATATTTCCGGGAAAATGCGCAAATATTATATTCGTATTTTGCCGGGTGACCGGGTGACGGTGGAACTTTCCCCCTATGACCTGACTCGTGGGCGGATTACTTATCGCGCAAAGTAGACCCAACTCTTAAGAGTTAATTCAGGCCCTTGGCCTGTTTTAATGCCCTGACATGATACCGGCTTGTGCCGGTTTTCGTGTATCTGACCAAAAAAATTCTGAACCGGACGCTTAGGTTGCGGAGGACCAATGGAACGCCTGTACATCCCTGGTGAAATCGAAGAGAAGTGGCAAGGGTTCTGGGAAAAAAATGAATCCTTCAAGGTCGATGAACTTAATGATAAGCAGAAATATTATTTACTCGAAATGTTTCCTTATCCTTCAGGTCGCATCCATATGGGGCATGTACGCAATTATGCGATCGGCGATGTTGTCGCGCGGTTTAAGCGTCTGCAGGGGTTTAATGTTTTGCATCCAATGGGCTGGGATGCTTTCGGCATGCCAGCTGAAAATGCGGCGATTGAACATGGCACTCATCCGGGAAAATGGACCTATGAAAACATTGAGAGCATGCGTGTTCAGTTAAAAAGGATTGGTCTGAGTTATGACTGGTCACGGGAGTTTGCAACCTGTGACGTTGAATATTCACGCTGGGAACAGCTTATTTTCCTGCGTATGCTGGAAAAAGGTCTGGCTTATAAAAAAACCTCGAACGTTAACTGGTGCAACGACTGTCAAACAGTTTTGGCCAATGAACAGGTTGAAGATGGTTGCTGCTGGCGTTGCAGCAATCAGGTCACGCAGAAAGAATTGGATCAGTGGTTCTTTCGTATTACCAAGTACGCTGATGAATTGCTCAATGAGAGCGAAAATCTAACGGGTTGGCCAGAGAAAGTTCTGGCGATGCAGCGGCACTGGATCGGTAAAAGCTACGGCTGTGAAATAGATTTTGCTATCAAGGGAGCGACGCAAAAGATCAAGGTCTTCACCACGCGGCCAGATACCCTGTTTGGCGCAACATTTATGAGCCTGGCTCCTGAACACCCCTTGGTGAATGTCTTGGTGGGCGTTGGACAAAAGGGCGAGGTCGATGCCTTCATCGAAGAAGTTTCACGTCAGGATAAACTCGATCGGACCAGTGGTGAGCTTGAGAAAAAAGGCGTTTTTACCGGTAGCTATTGTATCAACCCATTGACCGGCAAAGAGATCCCGGTCTTTCTAGCCAATTTTGTTTTGATGGACTATGGCACTGGTGCGGTCATGGCGGTTCCGGCACATGATCAACGCGATTTTGAGTTTGCCCGTAAATACAATTTGCCGATTCAGGTGGTTATTCAACCTGAAGGTCAACTGCTTCAGCCTGATACCATGTCTGAGGCGATGACGGGTGTTGGCACTTTGATCAATTCGGGCGACTTTGATGGTCTCGCCAACGCAGATGCGAAGGAAAAAATAGCCAGTTTTCTTGACGATAACAAGCAGGGGCGTAAATCGATTAATTATCGTCTGCGAGATTGGGGAGTCTCACGCCAGCGTTACTGGGGGACGCCAATCCCGATCATTTACTGTGACGCCTGCGGAACAGTCCCTGTCCCTGAAAAAGATCTGCCGGTCAAGTTGCCAATGGATGTTCAGATTACCGGGGAAGGCGGCAGTCCCCTGGCTCGGCACAAGTCATTTCTGGCCGTTGATTGCCCCTGTTGTGGTGCTCCGGCCCGTCGCGAAAGCGATAC
Above is a genomic segment from Geopsychrobacter electrodiphilus DSM 16401 containing:
- a CDS encoding response regulator transcription factor; the encoded protein is MQKKILIVEDEESLLKLESILLTTKGYLVQGVTSGLSALEAVNEEHPDLILLDVMLPKMDGFEVCQRLKNDPATRGIPVVLLTAKKTPEDLARGEEVGADHYITKPFKSAMVIDIIEQLVGKKS
- a CDS encoding chemotaxis protein CheW, which gives rise to MDLAEIRKKARTQSPIVSKSIPLQNALIPIQSETQVQPFAQQVLDHFWSEMGVEKVSTEEEYTQTLTDTISVDEASQIQWLGFYLGKEEYALDIEVVSELIKPRTLTELPYVPEYVCGIITLRGEVIPVVDLVSRLGLVHEGYDDIDLKRIVVCEGREQRVGLLVDRISQVVRLSADEIEKPQFFGDNPATAFISGIGRKHGRSLIQLHPEKVIDIEKGLTN
- a CDS encoding response regulator, whose protein sequence is MSEIQTCADAQRARQLLNQFCFSVLLLDVALPGAFPFQLIDEIHQSGESTRIILIPSVYNRTAYKRRPSSLYGADAYLELHHLSDRLIPLLHELIPGLTLNSLPYCAMSDVGEERTLSPEACLNEQAADLARMLIADIALYHQDAIDLGIQQQDLEVRLALQLSEGRQMLARRIPQIELDKQDYLLEALSQFAAARKKEMYSGGEAFNG
- a CDS encoding chemotaxis protein CheA, translating into MGKQQAVDEFLAEAEELLEKLSQDLAILGDGIELGDVNPDLLNGIFRDAHSMKGLAGMFGFTDIAEIAHHLETLLDKLRLGKVSLNGILLDLLFDTIEGVGSLVRGKSDDPNFTIDVNPYIQRIENLLSGQGKGHAFTLEALNLDQSLLNVLTEYEEHRLQENLSQGKLMLLANISFPLDSFDSELSEIISEFKHLGEVVSTLPGASNNDPSRLAFRILFATKNTLKELTNRAALKECQFDIIAEARAVSTAGPVLDTGKSTERTVPMFPVSEDPSVRSVSHSVRVDIGKLDTLMNLVGELGLVKGSIAQVVGELSAAGLAQSRDLAKAAHAFDRRLAELQKAVMDVRMVPVRQLFDKMGRIVRRMAQELGKKVELKTFGADTEFDKLIAEDLADPLMHIIRNSLDHGIEPTSERLAAGKPEVGCIELRATQRGNHVVLEISDDGKGIDPEVLRRKGISNGLIDPDGHFTRQDLFGLLFHPGFSTREEVSEYSGRGVGMDVVKNNISSLSGIIDIDSVYGKGTLISLTLPITLAIIKALVVRIQRRDYAIPLTSVLETLLLEPGMIKTIDGQEVIELRQQTLPLLRLNRLFGLDQETSKQGAFIVVTGFADRRIGIVVEELRGQQDVVIKSLGKSLSFVKGIAGAADLGNQKTVLVLDVSSLITDSLRGDGSTHV
- a CDS encoding HEAT repeat domain-containing protein — encoded protein: MADKAQLALLLESPDTEERIAAVRQIAQVTDDPMTLFSIGLGDGDWRVRKAAVAAFFQVERPETYLDELIGYLHNPENAGLRNASIDILTSLGPLAVSQLRAEIACEDIEVRKFIIDILGEIGDSSCADELTCSLTDTDINVRYATVETLGKLRVLGAVEPLLALMTDPDPGLKFTILQSLTQIGGSIPIEPLAIHLKDPLLRRVLFDCFAKVGGCDAIPYLVRGLCDPLRQVREAAVMALFELQSSGHCPLDEELIKVNAGQIAGELEHLFLDERHQLKKAALAIYAPFGRTRDLRPLLSCVADEHLRSQALKVFADLGPTSYNRLLKSLSGPEPQELISLIHIGGELGFEQGLSFALDGIHAEDPQLRHTSTRTIGQLGSAAELNHLLRLLDDEVSEIQDAAVAAIARIGRRQRSDILRSIVPFLDDHDASKRMRTVRILGSLDGEEVEAHLLKAFKDSSSRVRCEALQALMGCCSEPVISGVTLGLTDESPEVRRLAVSALGQYPQSRVLPALFLAVEDNDLWVRTAVMRTLGHFSGEDVRKLLLRGIGDSIGLVVIAALEAAIIVIPDESRGLLEHALGHVDEEVVKTAMNHLGRLGATDWIEPFGRGLLHHPHWDVRIHAARNLGDSELSLAAQWLEERLKVEEDELVRQALNAALSSRLCVLSREH
- a CDS encoding response regulator, with the translated sequence MKKILVTEDSAAMRGLIVSTLEEMQCFEVVEACNGFEALRALPREKVDLIITDINMPDINGLDLVSFCRTNPLYQQTPVIIISTEGSERDREKGLALGANAYLIKPFQPEELQQVVRHLLD
- a CDS encoding CheR family methyltransferase encodes the protein MFVFSPDIILEREEFQLLRDFIYQHCGLHFADESKYLLEKRLNKRLSELHLSCFREYYYQLRYGQNRDQELAAAIDLLTTNETYFFREDFQLQTFTNEVIPELVKTKLMRRERSIRIWSAGCSSGEEPYTLAMLLLENPLLQGWSIEIIGTDISQRVLKTAREGLYGQNSFRATDENILKRFFTPVGQKWQIDSRVKDLVSISHLNFFDNHRVALLGMMDVVFCRNVIIYFDLDAKKRAISILHNRLRPGGYLLLGHSESLMNVSSDFCLRHFTNDMLYQRPDSAKNAERGS
- a CDS encoding chemotaxis protein CheW; this translates as MRVGSAFYALDILVIREIIRPLPIIPVPRAPDYVEGVITLRKAVIPILDLRRRFGIEPCSEPHERIIICAVDGRIIGLKVDAVTEVVTFWRDEIQPAPYYMARADSEFFPGVCRHKGKLLFLLDLRKILVNNHRINAAQLQQQALEGVKKD
- a CDS encoding ExeA family protein, whose protein sequence is MYKEFFNFRERPFSKTPDPLYLYPSRSHREALARLLHAVEEREIILLTGDIGCGKTTLSRALLDELGDTARVALVTNPRLSPLELLYSVAFGFGVETPAKDRLGLLGQIEQILFDLFHQGRLPVLIIDEAHLIPHRDTFEEIRLLTNFQLDDGNLLSVIFLGQPELRLRLSHPAYEPLRQRIGLQYKVGPLSLEETAAYIRHRLSCAGCVTDIFLEDAVIALYRFSGGVPRRINQAASLALLEAFGREQAQVDASIIAEVAAELSGI